Proteins encoded by one window of Akkermansia muciniphila ATCC BAA-835:
- a CDS encoding NAD(P)H-dependent oxidoreductase has translation MNMNAQELIETLEWRYATKVFNPDRRIPAEDWEALLESLHLSPSSLGLQMWKFLDVRDPAVRSRLREVSWGQPQVTDASHLVVFCARRDFKPEDVQRYLERIVEVRGVAMDSLDQYRARIFELVGSKSPEVLKAWLERQVYIALGFMMSCAADLRVDTCALEGMDPAAYDRILHLENSPYYTLCALALGYRNEEADKYARLAKVRFDRDEVIPVI, from the coding sequence ATGAATATGAACGCTCAGGAATTGATCGAGACGCTGGAATGGCGTTACGCCACCAAGGTATTCAATCCGGACCGCCGCATTCCGGCGGAGGACTGGGAAGCCCTTCTGGAATCCCTGCATTTGAGCCCTTCCTCCCTGGGGCTTCAGATGTGGAAGTTCCTTGATGTCCGGGATCCCGCCGTGCGTTCCCGGCTTAGGGAAGTTTCATGGGGACAGCCCCAGGTTACGGACGCTTCCCATCTGGTGGTTTTCTGTGCCCGCAGGGATTTCAAGCCGGAAGACGTGCAGCGCTATCTGGAACGTATTGTGGAAGTGCGCGGTGTTGCCATGGACTCCCTGGACCAGTACCGCGCCCGCATTTTTGAACTGGTGGGTTCCAAGTCTCCGGAAGTGCTGAAAGCCTGGCTGGAACGGCAGGTGTACATTGCCCTCGGGTTCATGATGAGCTGCGCCGCGGATCTCCGCGTGGACACCTGCGCGCTGGAAGGGATGGATCCGGCCGCCTATGACCGCATTCTTCATCTGGAAAATTCCCCTTATTACACGCTTTGCGCCCTGGCTCTGGGTTACCGGAATGAAGAGGCGGATAAGTACGCCCGTCTGGCGAAAGTACGTTTTGACCGGGATGAAGTCATTCCGGTCATCTGA
- a CDS encoding amino acid ABC transporter ATP-binding protein, protein MNEHPGNTPMFQISHLVKEFNSVPAVNDVTTNIDRGEVVFIVGPSGSGKSTFLRCLNLLEEPTSGEIRFKGKLVTSPGTDVNQFRQHVGMVFQHFNLFPHLTILENITIAPVKTGRSSRKEAANQAEALLQRIGLYGKRHSYPLQLSGGQKQRIAIVRALVMNPDVILFDEPTSALDPEMVGEVLSLMKELAQVGLTMVVVTHEIGFAREVASRVLFMDKGKIVEEGPPDRVIDRPANPRLQEFFSKVL, encoded by the coding sequence ATGAATGAACATCCCGGAAACACTCCCATGTTCCAAATCAGCCATTTGGTTAAGGAATTCAACTCCGTGCCGGCAGTCAACGATGTCACCACGAACATTGACCGGGGTGAAGTGGTCTTCATCGTAGGCCCGTCCGGTTCCGGTAAAAGCACCTTCCTGCGCTGCCTGAACCTGCTGGAGGAACCGACCTCCGGAGAAATCCGTTTCAAGGGAAAGCTGGTTACCTCTCCCGGAACGGACGTCAATCAATTCCGCCAGCACGTAGGCATGGTTTTCCAGCATTTCAACCTTTTCCCGCACCTGACCATTCTGGAAAATATCACCATCGCCCCGGTTAAAACGGGACGCTCCAGCAGAAAGGAGGCAGCAAACCAGGCGGAAGCCCTTCTCCAGCGCATTGGGCTGTACGGCAAGAGGCACTCCTATCCCCTCCAGCTTTCCGGAGGCCAAAAGCAGCGCATCGCCATCGTGCGCGCCCTGGTCATGAATCCGGATGTCATCCTGTTTGACGAGCCGACATCAGCCCTGGACCCGGAAATGGTGGGAGAAGTGCTCTCCCTGATGAAGGAGCTGGCGCAGGTAGGACTGACGATGGTAGTGGTTACCCATGAAATAGGGTTCGCGCGGGAGGTTGCTTCCCGCGTCCTGTTCATGGATAAAGGGAAAATTGTGGAAGAAGGGCCTCCGGACCGCGTTATCGACCGCCCTGCCAATCCCAGGCTGCAGGAGTTTTTTTCCAAGGTGCTCTGA
- a CDS encoding tetratricopeptide repeat protein, with protein sequence MIETITEEQLTPQQAEFWVRARQAVDMNNYPYAVSLLKALVKQLPGFLEGRKALRACEIKLNPEAKRGGLFSGMKISTSKLTSSKKDAATQLSALEDELENDPYSIPVNEALYTAAMEVNFPDLAAFALETVRQGHPGNKKMLHMLASHYVSRDMPAQAAEVYHDLVKLDPTDSVAVKSEKDCMARATMQQQKWEEAKSFRDVMKNSSETNTLDKSDKKGLTRAELEERLGLLSARYAQNQQDLAVVRDIAGVYEQMEDWANAYSFYNYAFSLSNNDISLENKASEMNERCRKAQVEEIRRRAAAEPDNKELQEQLAQFSKEAAEQQVALCRQRVENNPTDPQTRFELGQALFDCGNYTEAIPELQRARNNPHIRIRAMLLLGKCYDAKNMHDMALRQLEEANKELIEMNDTKKEILYMIGLLCEKQGKKGESLAAFQQIYDAEYGYRDVARRVESSYGN encoded by the coding sequence ATGATTGAAACGATTACAGAAGAACAGTTGACTCCCCAGCAGGCCGAATTTTGGGTGCGCGCCCGCCAGGCGGTGGACATGAACAATTATCCCTATGCCGTCAGCCTGCTCAAGGCCCTGGTAAAGCAGCTCCCCGGTTTTCTGGAAGGCCGCAAGGCGTTGCGCGCCTGTGAAATCAAATTGAATCCGGAGGCCAAGAGAGGGGGGCTGTTCAGCGGTATGAAAATCAGCACCAGCAAGCTCACTTCTTCCAAGAAGGACGCGGCTACCCAGCTTTCCGCTCTGGAAGACGAATTGGAAAATGATCCTTACAGCATTCCGGTAAACGAGGCCCTGTACACGGCTGCCATGGAAGTAAATTTCCCGGATCTGGCCGCTTTTGCTCTGGAGACCGTTCGCCAGGGGCATCCCGGCAACAAGAAAATGCTCCACATGCTGGCCTCCCATTACGTTTCCCGGGATATGCCGGCCCAGGCTGCGGAAGTGTACCATGACCTTGTGAAGCTGGATCCCACGGACAGTGTGGCCGTAAAGAGCGAAAAGGACTGCATGGCGCGCGCCACGATGCAGCAGCAGAAGTGGGAGGAGGCTAAAAGCTTCCGGGACGTGATGAAGAACTCGTCGGAAACGAACACCCTGGACAAGAGCGACAAGAAAGGGCTCACCCGTGCGGAACTGGAAGAGCGCCTGGGGCTTCTCTCCGCCCGTTACGCCCAGAACCAGCAGGATCTGGCCGTCGTGCGCGACATTGCCGGCGTTTATGAACAAATGGAAGATTGGGCCAATGCCTATTCCTTCTATAATTACGCGTTCAGCCTCAGCAACAATGATATTTCCCTGGAAAACAAGGCCTCGGAAATGAATGAGCGATGCCGCAAGGCCCAGGTGGAGGAAATCCGCCGCCGCGCTGCCGCGGAGCCGGATAATAAGGAACTTCAGGAACAGCTTGCCCAGTTCAGCAAGGAAGCTGCGGAGCAGCAGGTGGCCTTGTGCCGCCAGCGTGTGGAAAACAACCCCACGGACCCGCAAACCCGTTTTGAGCTGGGCCAGGCCCTCTTCGACTGCGGCAATTACACGGAAGCCATTCCGGAACTCCAGCGCGCCCGCAACAATCCCCATATCCGCATCCGCGCCATGCTGTTGCTCGGCAAGTGCTATGACGCCAAGAACATGCATGATATGGCTCTGCGCCAGCTGGAGGAAGCCAATAAGGAATTGATAGAAATGAATGACACCAAGAAGGAAATCCTTTACATGATCGGCTTGCTTTGTGAAAAGCAGGGCAAGAAGGGGGAATCCCTGGCTGCATTCCAGCAGATTTACGACGCCGAGTACGGCTACCGCGACGTAGCCAGGCGCGTGGAATCCTCTTACGGCAATTAG
- a CDS encoding zeta toxin family protein produces MILLIGGSTHTGKTLAAQRVLEKYSYPYLSIDHLKMGLIRSGICPFSPESPDEELTPFLWGIIKEIVKTAIENGQNLVVEGCYIPFDWKKDFTQACRERIRYVCLIFSENYIQRHYHDILNHENAIERRVESSPVTREELLRENRGNLEKCRFYGCDYLLIDESYNVEIML; encoded by the coding sequence ATGATTCTTTTGATTGGCGGCAGCACGCATACAGGGAAAACACTCGCGGCGCAGCGGGTGCTTGAAAAATATTCCTATCCCTATTTATCCATTGACCATTTAAAGATGGGGCTGATACGCAGCGGGATATGCCCTTTCTCCCCTGAAAGCCCCGATGAAGAGCTGACTCCCTTCCTCTGGGGCATTATCAAAGAAATAGTAAAGACCGCGATTGAAAACGGCCAAAATTTAGTGGTGGAAGGTTGCTATATTCCCTTTGACTGGAAGAAGGATTTTACGCAAGCCTGCCGGGAACGGATACGGTATGTATGCCTTATTTTTTCAGAAAATTATATTCAAAGGCATTATCATGATATCCTGAACCATGAGAATGCGATTGAACGGCGCGTAGAGAGTTCTCCCGTTACGCGGGAAGAGTTGCTGCGTGAAAACAGGGGCAATCTTGAAAAATGCAGGTTCTATGGCTGTGACTATCTGTTGATTGACGAGTCTTATAACGTGGAGATCATGTTGTAG
- a CDS encoding NPCBM/NEW2 domain-containing protein, whose translation MSKRFFALLLVLGSGIWSVPAMGMDEESASRASVPASSDREGAEFTRLPVSWTVNPRDAANARAAWKTLSAYHRGKPKSSRKLHVVYVTFKDRPALEGYRERYDHILKNIQAYYADQMQANGFPPLTFQLDLDERGKLVIHDAYVDKPMSEMSVQSSGPVSREAARKVLASKGIDIEKEHVLVVCQLPDGVGPYYGGGFSHQGTGWTCDQEGLDPASFLDTEMMQGGRFKVTRGKNATIYIGGTAHELGHSFGLPHTGDGWNYPDAGASLMGHGNSTYGDELRHEGKGAYLAPTDALKLASVPLFNGVETELPADASFGRMLGKYVPGSFERLEAIPVKDGLRLKGRVHLTRPAYGIVAHLDPPGGSDYDSNAVGASLDEKGEFDLTICRPGYKGGFIEMRVAVLNCDSTRSMITLPVWMDARGTKAPSLAQIVYFGDVQNLWIRGRTEEARKALAEVERRHGSRSEVKEWLPVWKRALGRQEPALEVVPAQIPAATASISLNDCKPSVAQVGWAVPLWDVLFPSDLGPVPFFRTIGRPERFILAHAPAVFAYDLDGRWKEFRADVGLPFGSRGSVKFSVYLDGRKLMESPVLKDGDSIPVKTAVEGGRKLEIRVDDAGDGNAADWGIIANGMLTR comes from the coding sequence ATGTCGAAACGTTTTTTTGCCTTGTTGCTGGTCCTGGGGTCCGGGATATGGAGTGTTCCTGCCATGGGGATGGATGAGGAGTCAGCTTCCAGGGCATCTGTTCCTGCCTCCTCGGACAGGGAGGGAGCGGAGTTTACCCGTCTGCCCGTCAGCTGGACGGTTAATCCCAGGGATGCCGCCAATGCCCGTGCCGCCTGGAAAACGCTGAGCGCCTATCATCGGGGCAAACCGAAGTCTTCCAGAAAATTGCATGTGGTTTACGTAACGTTCAAGGACAGGCCTGCCCTTGAAGGATACCGGGAACGGTATGATCATATTCTGAAGAATATTCAGGCATATTATGCGGACCAGATGCAGGCCAACGGTTTCCCTCCGCTCACATTCCAGCTGGATTTGGATGAACGGGGCAAGCTGGTTATTCATGATGCCTATGTGGATAAACCCATGAGCGAGATGAGCGTGCAGAGCTCCGGCCCCGTCTCCCGGGAAGCCGCCAGGAAGGTGCTGGCTTCCAAGGGGATTGATATTGAGAAGGAACATGTGCTGGTCGTTTGCCAGCTTCCGGACGGCGTGGGTCCTTATTACGGCGGCGGCTTCAGCCACCAGGGCACGGGGTGGACCTGTGACCAGGAAGGGCTGGATCCCGCCAGCTTTCTGGATACGGAAATGATGCAGGGCGGCCGTTTCAAGGTGACCAGGGGAAAGAACGCCACCATTTACATAGGCGGTACGGCCCATGAATTGGGGCATTCCTTCGGCCTTCCCCACACGGGCGACGGATGGAATTACCCCGACGCCGGAGCTTCCCTGATGGGCCATGGCAATTCCACCTACGGCGACGAGCTGCGCCATGAAGGGAAGGGTGCCTATTTGGCGCCGACGGATGCTTTGAAACTGGCCAGTGTTCCCCTGTTCAACGGGGTGGAGACGGAACTTCCCGCAGACGCCTCCTTCGGGCGTATGCTCGGCAAGTATGTCCCGGGGTCTTTTGAACGGCTGGAGGCCATTCCCGTTAAAGACGGATTGCGGCTGAAAGGGAGGGTTCATCTGACGCGCCCCGCGTATGGCATTGTTGCCCATTTGGATCCGCCCGGAGGTTCGGATTATGATTCCAATGCCGTGGGCGCTTCTCTGGATGAAAAGGGAGAGTTTGATCTCACCATCTGCAGGCCGGGATATAAGGGTGGTTTTATAGAAATGCGGGTGGCCGTATTGAATTGCGACAGCACGCGCAGCATGATTACTCTGCCCGTGTGGATGGATGCCCGGGGAACCAAGGCCCCTTCTCTGGCCCAGATCGTTTATTTCGGGGATGTTCAGAATCTGTGGATACGGGGCCGCACGGAAGAAGCCCGGAAGGCGCTGGCGGAAGTGGAACGCAGGCATGGTTCCCGTTCTGAAGTGAAAGAATGGCTCCCTGTCTGGAAGCGCGCTCTGGGGCGCCAGGAGCCCGCGCTGGAAGTTGTTCCGGCGCAGATTCCTGCGGCAACCGCCAGTATCAGCCTGAATGACTGCAAGCCTTCCGTAGCCCAGGTGGGGTGGGCCGTTCCGTTGTGGGATGTCCTGTTCCCGTCGGATTTGGGGCCCGTGCCTTTCTTCCGGACAATCGGAAGGCCGGAACGTTTCATTCTGGCTCATGCCCCGGCTGTTTTTGCCTATGACCTGGATGGGCGCTGGAAAGAGTTCCGCGCTGATGTGGGGCTGCCCTTCGGCTCCCGCGGCAGCGTCAAATTCAGCGTGTATTTGGACGGCAGGAAGCTTATGGAATCCCCTGTGCTCAAGGACGGGGACTCCATTCCCGTGAAGACGGCGGTAGAGGGCGGCAGGAAGCTGGAAATCCGCGTGGATGACGCCGGAGACGGCAATGCCGCCGATTGGGGCATTATAGCCAACGGCATGCTGACCCGGTAA
- a CDS encoding pseudouridine synthase — protein sequence MRLDALLSRYGYCSRREAPGWIKRHSITFKGKPCSSPTDKVQAEGILLDGEPVEFPDGLYAALYKPEGYTCSHDDGEGNLIYDLLPFQWRHRNPAVSSVGRLDKETSGLLLLTDDGKFIHRMTSPRHHVAKVYEAVTEEDIPTEAVELFASGTLTLNGETRPCAPALLEIREPRRALLTLTEGKYHQVRRMLAAVGAPVLSLCRVSIGSLHLDSLNLKPGEWAPIRPDAL from the coding sequence ATGAGACTGGATGCCCTTTTATCCCGCTACGGATATTGTTCCAGGAGGGAAGCGCCGGGTTGGATCAAACGCCACTCCATTACATTCAAGGGAAAACCATGCTCCTCCCCCACGGACAAGGTGCAGGCGGAAGGCATCCTGCTGGACGGAGAACCTGTGGAATTCCCGGACGGCCTGTACGCCGCCCTTTACAAACCTGAAGGGTACACCTGCAGCCATGACGACGGGGAAGGGAATTTGATTTACGACCTACTGCCCTTCCAGTGGCGGCACAGGAACCCTGCGGTTTCTTCCGTAGGACGGCTGGACAAGGAAACTTCCGGCCTGCTTCTCCTCACGGACGACGGAAAATTCATCCACCGCATGACCTCCCCCCGCCATCACGTCGCCAAAGTTTACGAAGCCGTCACGGAGGAGGACATTCCGACAGAAGCCGTGGAGTTGTTCGCCTCCGGAACCCTCACGCTGAACGGGGAAACCCGCCCCTGCGCCCCCGCCTTGCTGGAAATCCGGGAACCGCGACGCGCCCTGCTGACGCTTACGGAAGGAAAATACCACCAGGTTCGCCGCATGCTGGCTGCCGTAGGCGCTCCCGTCTTATCTCTGTGCCGTGTTTCCATCGGCTCCCTGCATCTGGACAGCCTGAACCTGAAACCGGGGGAATGGGCGCCCATCCGTCCGGATGCGCTGTAA
- a CDS encoding LPS-assembly protein LptD, with product MIGTIAKLWGAAALVAGASLFAETAAEQPPVPSSETGQENAGGKMAGNLLSGTLMPQIPSNISITNDGAIRVEESRKVIFEGPHVHMVTDTGVEVFADYAQADMDQGKVFLKGNLAIYQSDGRTRTNSLVRADSAEFDWENEVLLTDAIRAKMEGLILRSGKFESRKDAAGNTYLEARNASVTAEDISEPLTWISADRIRVYPEDRFSFKNLTLYYGGVPFFYFPYLSHSLNPEVGYLPIPGMRSIWGPYLLNEYGFLMGKKWSDNGMPSADYLGTLHADYRTRRGFAYGLDIRDVLLEKDCPDMTGLSFYKTHDKGVKINAGDDEYREHLDPDRWRFALQQMWSHRVNLRTDWRLKANINMLSDEYMLRDFYPEIYQRNSSPDNTVLLSRTDDTNDFSLLQRFVPNNFYIADQRTEFSYERIKSPVFRSPVMYESRTSFAFLKQYVPPFMRTEIRNMLDGMDPGTSSYDYWARMLMTDSYSRFHSFHEVSVSKKIMGFLNLTPKVGGGYTGYYGVEDYKPLNQGIFYAGTDADFKFSRRYSSVYSDSFGLNGMNHIVQPHFTLAYVKTNRLSELYPQIDGDTPTTNPPSLSIGRYTEIDSLSTGLVFRYGLRNMLMTSRDANSHRWFSWDVFMDAYLHDPVNQRDFSNLFSFMRWNPVPWMEYRSEMQAPVLGKDKISGCREYNNSLRFMPWRSTELVVGHRYLNQHSLLEDSSQLDLRILQRFSEAWAFSGKWRFSLLDGKLDIQEYNVYHNMGSWYLGVGAFVRKNGNKNEFGLGISFTIQQTGDYMPVKFL from the coding sequence ATGATTGGGACGATTGCAAAGCTATGGGGTGCGGCGGCGCTGGTTGCCGGGGCTTCCCTGTTTGCAGAAACGGCTGCGGAGCAGCCGCCCGTCCCTTCCTCTGAAACCGGGCAGGAAAATGCCGGAGGGAAAATGGCGGGCAATCTGCTTTCCGGCACTCTCATGCCGCAGATTCCCTCCAATATTTCCATTACCAATGACGGCGCCATCAGGGTGGAGGAATCCAGGAAGGTTATTTTTGAAGGACCGCATGTCCACATGGTGACGGATACCGGGGTGGAGGTATTTGCGGATTATGCCCAGGCGGATATGGACCAGGGCAAGGTGTTTCTGAAAGGGAACCTGGCCATTTACCAGAGTGACGGCAGGACAAGGACCAACAGCCTGGTACGCGCTGACAGCGCGGAGTTTGACTGGGAGAACGAAGTGCTTCTTACGGATGCTATCCGTGCGAAGATGGAGGGATTGATTCTGCGCAGCGGAAAGTTTGAATCCCGGAAGGATGCCGCCGGCAACACTTACCTGGAAGCCCGCAATGCCTCCGTCACGGCGGAAGACATCAGCGAACCTCTCACCTGGATTTCCGCCGACAGGATACGAGTGTATCCGGAAGACAGGTTTTCTTTCAAGAACCTGACCCTTTATTACGGTGGCGTTCCCTTCTTTTATTTCCCCTACCTCAGCCATTCCCTTAATCCGGAAGTTGGCTATCTTCCCATCCCCGGCATGCGCTCCATCTGGGGGCCTTACCTCCTGAATGAATACGGGTTCCTGATGGGGAAAAAATGGTCGGACAACGGCATGCCTTCCGCGGATTACCTGGGAACCCTGCATGCAGATTACCGCACCCGGCGCGGTTTCGCCTACGGATTGGACATCCGCGACGTGCTGCTGGAAAAGGATTGTCCGGACATGACGGGGCTGTCCTTTTACAAAACCCATGACAAGGGGGTGAAAATCAACGCCGGTGATGATGAGTACCGTGAGCATCTGGACCCGGACCGGTGGAGGTTCGCGCTCCAGCAGATGTGGAGCCACAGGGTGAATCTCCGCACGGACTGGCGGTTGAAGGCCAACATCAACATGTTGAGCGACGAGTACATGCTCCGCGATTTTTATCCGGAAATTTATCAGCGCAATTCTTCTCCGGACAACACGGTGCTTCTTTCCCGTACGGACGATACGAATGATTTTTCACTGTTGCAGCGTTTTGTCCCCAATAATTTCTACATAGCGGACCAGCGGACGGAGTTCAGTTATGAGCGTATCAAGTCCCCCGTATTCCGTTCCCCCGTCATGTATGAAAGCCGCACCAGCTTCGCTTTCCTCAAGCAGTACGTTCCTCCGTTCATGCGGACGGAAATCCGGAACATGCTGGACGGGATGGACCCCGGAACTTCTTCCTATGATTACTGGGCCCGAATGCTGATGACGGACAGCTACAGCAGGTTCCACTCCTTCCATGAGGTTTCCGTTTCCAAGAAAATCATGGGATTCCTGAACCTGACCCCCAAAGTGGGCGGAGGCTATACGGGATATTACGGCGTGGAGGACTACAAACCGCTCAACCAGGGAATTTTTTACGCCGGAACGGATGCCGATTTCAAATTCTCCCGCCGTTATTCTTCCGTATATAGTGATTCCTTTGGGCTGAACGGCATGAACCATATTGTTCAGCCCCATTTTACGCTGGCGTATGTCAAAACCAACCGCCTGAGCGAGCTTTATCCCCAGATTGACGGCGATACCCCCACGACCAATCCCCCATCCTTGAGCATAGGCAGATACACGGAGATTGATTCCCTGTCCACGGGGCTTGTCTTCCGGTATGGATTGCGCAACATGCTGATGACCAGCCGGGACGCTAATTCCCACCGCTGGTTTTCCTGGGATGTGTTCATGGATGCCTATCTGCATGATCCCGTCAACCAGCGGGATTTTTCCAACCTTTTTTCATTCATGCGCTGGAATCCCGTTCCCTGGATGGAATACCGGTCGGAAATGCAGGCTCCCGTTTTGGGTAAGGACAAGATTTCCGGCTGCCGTGAATACAACAACTCCCTGCGTTTCATGCCATGGCGTTCCACGGAGCTCGTCGTGGGGCACCGTTATTTGAACCAGCATTCCCTTCTGGAGGACAGCAGCCAGCTGGATCTGCGTATTTTGCAGCGCTTTTCGGAAGCCTGGGCTTTCAGCGGCAAATGGCGTTTTTCCCTGTTGGACGGCAAGCTGGACATTCAGGAATACAATGTGTACCACAATATGGGATCCTGGTATTTGGGCGTGGGCGCTTTCGTTCGCAAGAACGGGAACAAAAACGAATTCGGGCTGGGCATCAGCTTTACCATCCAGCAGACCGGAGATTATATGCCGGTCAAATTCCTTTGA
- a CDS encoding RluA family pseudouridine synthase — protein MWIPISEAPIACFPHFEVAAESGDWIVVDKGAPLIVHPSNGKKEPCLLEGVEALLSYEIANGAALSLVNRLDRETSGLTLVAKHKRAARELGRAMQRRLIHKEYLAIVQEWPEWTETACTAPILRQGEVAESRIWVKQAVHPAGKACTTVFRKERTWNTRRGPLALVRCIPETGRMHQIRVHLAHLGHPILGDKIYGPSEHCYLEYIQHGWSRELEERLVLPRHALHACRLEFPFDEETFTAEAPLPEDMRLLLETGD, from the coding sequence ATGTGGATTCCCATTTCCGAAGCACCAATTGCCTGTTTTCCGCACTTTGAGGTGGCGGCGGAATCCGGGGACTGGATTGTGGTGGACAAGGGAGCCCCCCTCATCGTCCACCCGTCCAACGGGAAAAAGGAACCCTGCCTCCTGGAAGGCGTGGAAGCCCTGCTAAGCTATGAAATAGCCAACGGAGCCGCCCTCTCCCTGGTCAACAGACTGGACAGGGAAACCAGCGGTCTGACGCTGGTTGCCAAACACAAAAGGGCGGCCAGGGAGCTGGGAAGAGCCATGCAGCGGCGCCTGATACACAAGGAATATCTGGCAATCGTGCAGGAATGGCCTGAATGGACGGAAACAGCATGCACCGCCCCCATTTTAAGACAGGGGGAAGTCGCGGAAAGCCGCATATGGGTCAAACAGGCCGTGCACCCAGCCGGAAAAGCATGCACTACCGTTTTCCGGAAAGAACGGACATGGAATACACGCCGGGGCCCCCTGGCGCTGGTCCGGTGCATTCCGGAAACGGGACGCATGCACCAGATACGCGTGCATCTGGCGCACCTGGGACATCCCATCCTGGGTGACAAAATTTACGGCCCGTCCGAACATTGCTATCTGGAATACATCCAGCACGGATGGAGCCGGGAACTGGAGGAGCGGCTGGTTCTGCCGCGCCATGCGCTGCATGCCTGCCGGCTGGAATTTCCGTTTGATGAAGAAACCTTCACCGCGGAAGCCCCCCTGCCGGAAGACATGCGGCTACTGCTTGAAACCGGGGATTAG